Proteins encoded together in one Bradyrhizobium sp. PSBB068 window:
- a CDS encoding MFS transporter, which produces MVDILAAPQQARTDSALRTLTGISVAHWVSHFHIFVLPMLFPFLKQQLGVGYVELGFALTVFAVVSGLTQAPIGYLADHIGARKILLVGLTVGGCALIGLGLHLSYTSLIVCAVLLGLANSVYHPADYAILSAHMDEARMGRAFSIHTFAGFLGGAVAPAIIAALVASIGGHGALIVAGAVGPLVALFLIVLGIPDAGANKTKAKDDTAAKASVITPALMVLTAFFTLLSLSTSGINNFGVVALMGGYGASFSTANIALTALLGASAAGVLAGGYLADWTHRHSQLAAACFAVNAVLVLLVTLVSLPPVALTLTLGLAGFLGGVIAPSRDMMVRNAAPPGAAGRAFGIVSTGFNFGGIVSPLLFGWIMDQHMPHWVFGASVVFMVLTVLLALVTERKPQASGFTIQAQPR; this is translated from the coding sequence ATGGTCGACATTCTGGCCGCACCGCAGCAAGCGAGAACCGACAGCGCGCTGCGCACCCTGACCGGGATTTCGGTCGCCCATTGGGTCAGCCATTTCCATATCTTCGTGCTGCCGATGCTGTTCCCATTCCTGAAGCAGCAGCTCGGCGTCGGCTATGTCGAGCTCGGTTTCGCGCTGACGGTGTTCGCGGTGGTGTCGGGCCTGACCCAGGCGCCGATCGGTTACCTTGCCGACCATATCGGCGCGCGCAAGATCCTGCTGGTCGGGTTGACCGTCGGCGGCTGTGCGCTGATCGGACTCGGCCTGCATCTCAGCTACACCTCGCTGATCGTCTGTGCCGTGCTGCTCGGCCTCGCCAACAGCGTCTATCATCCGGCCGACTACGCGATCCTGTCGGCCCATATGGATGAGGCGCGGATGGGCCGCGCCTTCTCGATCCATACCTTTGCCGGCTTCCTCGGCGGCGCGGTGGCACCGGCGATCATCGCAGCTCTCGTCGCCTCGATCGGCGGCCACGGCGCGTTGATCGTGGCCGGCGCGGTGGGACCTTTGGTGGCGCTGTTCCTGATCGTGCTCGGCATTCCCGATGCCGGCGCCAACAAGACCAAGGCAAAGGACGATACCGCAGCCAAGGCCAGCGTGATCACGCCGGCGCTGATGGTGCTGACCGCGTTCTTCACGCTGCTGAGCCTGTCGACCTCGGGCATCAACAATTTCGGCGTGGTCGCGCTGATGGGCGGCTACGGCGCCTCGTTCTCGACCGCCAACATCGCGCTGACCGCACTCCTCGGCGCCAGCGCCGCGGGCGTGCTCGCCGGCGGCTATCTCGCCGACTGGACCCATCGCCACAGCCAGCTCGCCGCGGCCTGCTTCGCGGTCAATGCCGTGCTGGTGCTGCTGGTTACGCTGGTGAGCCTGCCGCCGGTGGCGCTGACGCTTACGCTCGGGCTCGCCGGATTCCTCGGCGGCGTGATCGCACCGTCGCGCGACATGATGGTGCGCAACGCCGCGCCTCCCGGTGCCGCCGGCCGCGCCTTCGGCATCGTCTCGACCGGCTTCAACTTCGGCGGCATCGTCAGCCCGCTGCTGTTCGGCTGGATCATGGACCAGCACATGCCGCATTGGGTGTTCGGCGCGTCGGTGGTCTTCATGGTGCTGACCGTGCTGCTTGCGTTGGTCACCGAGCGCAAGCCGCAGGCCTCCGGGTTTACGATCCAGGCGCAGCCCCGTTAG